A single region of the Bdellovibrio sp. GT3 genome encodes:
- a CDS encoding rhomboid family intramembrane serine protease: protein MNRGVSFQTAPLTPAVKWLLIINVAIWFLLQVMVEGFAKIPVTSYLSLVPGKVLFNFEIWQLFTYMFVHSMQVTHILFNMLMLWFFGAELEQRWGTKFFLTYYFSSGVGAAIIYCVGVWGYALATGSETGLIVPVVGASGAIFGLLLAQGIIFGERIVYFFMLFPMKNKWFVALMGAVQFASMMTSSVTGGEVAYLAHLGGIVAGFITLQVKAWFTRQDFKKKAKNKGRNLRLVVDNEKKSDKPPKYWN from the coding sequence ATGAATAGAGGCGTAAGTTTTCAAACAGCACCGCTAACTCCTGCAGTGAAGTGGTTGTTGATCATCAATGTGGCGATCTGGTTCCTTCTGCAAGTAATGGTGGAGGGATTCGCTAAGATTCCAGTCACTTCTTATCTTTCCCTGGTGCCGGGCAAAGTTCTTTTTAATTTCGAGATCTGGCAGTTGTTCACGTACATGTTCGTGCACTCCATGCAGGTCACGCACATCCTCTTCAACATGTTGATGCTTTGGTTCTTTGGAGCCGAGCTTGAACAGCGCTGGGGCACGAAGTTCTTCCTGACCTATTACTTCTCCTCCGGCGTGGGTGCTGCGATCATCTACTGCGTGGGTGTTTGGGGTTACGCTTTGGCGACGGGCTCAGAGACGGGCTTGATTGTTCCAGTGGTTGGGGCCTCAGGGGCTATTTTTGGTCTGTTGCTGGCTCAGGGGATTATCTTTGGCGAGCGCATTGTTTATTTCTTTATGCTCTTCCCGATGAAGAATAAATGGTTTGTGGCTTTGATGGGGGCGGTTCAATTTGCCTCCATGATGACTTCAAGCGTTACGGGCGGTGAAGTGGCTTATTTGGCCCATTTGGGCGGAATTGTGGCTGGTTTTATCACCCTTCAGGTAAAAGCCTGGTTTACAAGGCAGGATTTTAAGAAAAAGGCCAAGAATAAGGGCCGAAATCTGCGTCTGGTCGTCGATAACGAGAAGAAGTCGGACAAACCAC